AACTACATGGGCGCCTACACGGGCGGCGGCACCATCGGCATCGACGCCGAGGAAGGACTCGTGGCCCTGCACCAGCATTTTCCCCTGCCCGTGGAGGAACCGGCCTGGATCGAGGAGCCCCTTTCCGCCCTCATCGGCGCGGCCCGCTACTGGCGCGACAAAATCCGCGCGGCGGCGGCTCCGATCGGAACCGGCGCGCCGGAAATGGCCGCGAGCGCCTTTATCCGCGTTTAGTTCTTCCCCGCGAACGAGCCAGAAGGAGAAATATCCATGCCACTTGTCATCCCCCCACATCTCGCTCCGCCCCAGGACATGGGACAGGGCGTCCAGGCCCAGGGACAGGTCCAGGGGCAGGCGCCCCAGCCCGGCATCAATCCAGCCCAAATCGGCCAGGTACGCCAGCAAGGCCGCCAGGTCACCGGCCAGCAACCGCTCCGCAGCCTCGGGCCAAGCATGTCCACGGCCCGTCAGGACCTGGAACGGGCCACGCGGCAATGGATCGGCGCCACGCCGCGCGGTGCCGTCATGCCCAAAACCCTGGGCGTGACCATGCCGCCCCTGGGCAACACGGTGCAGATCGACTCCAAAATGGTCGAGCACGAAATCAACGCCCTGCCCCAGGGGCAACGCCAGGACGCGGT
The sequence above is a segment of the Deltaproteobacteria bacterium genome. Coding sequences within it:
- a CDS encoding CesT family type III secretion system chaperone, giving the protein MHLDIMHNAQGIMDYINASIGGDGLKLDENGVASLAIEDDIVCLFCVLEAERELVTTLYLGRADKSNADLLYEMMCGNYMGAYTGGGTIGIDAEEGLVALHQHFPLPVEEPAWIEEPLSALIGAARYWRDKIRAAAAPIGTGAPEMAASAFIRV